One Pleurodeles waltl isolate 20211129_DDA chromosome 3_2, aPleWal1.hap1.20221129, whole genome shotgun sequence genomic window carries:
- the LOC138286774 gene encoding histone H2B, gonadal-like has protein sequence MKTSVANKRVKKVSKSVVQRKGKGKRKESYSSFIYKVLKQVHPDLALSLGAMKIMDSINGDVFERVASEAARLALYNKRSTITSREIQTAVRLVLPGELSKHALSEGTKAVAKYMASN, from the exons ATGAAGACCTCCGTGGCTAACAAAAGGGTCAAGAAGGTGTCCAAGTCTGTGGTCCAGCGCAAGGGAAAAGGCAAGAGGAAGGAGAGCTACTCCAGCTTCATCTACAAAGTGCTTAAGCAG GTCCACCCTGATCTGGCCCTCTCACTTGGTGCAATGAAGATCATGGATTCCATCAATGGAGATGTCTTCGAGCGCGTGGCTTCAGAGGCGGCTAGACTTGCCCTGTACAACAAGCGAAGCACCATAACCAGCCGTGAGATCCAGACCGCTGTGAGACTGGTGCTACCTGGAGAACTTTCAAAGCACGCCCTGTCCGAGGGCACCAAAGCAGTGGCAAAGTACATGGCTTCAAACTAG